In a single window of the Veillonella sp. genome:
- a CDS encoding competence/damage-inducible protein A, whose protein sequence is MIVELISTGSELLLGDTVNTNVSWLAQELNKLGYTIAHQSVVGDNPKRMAEVFQLASTRADIVISTGGLGPTQGDITRNVLADSIGRPIVFNQEAMDEVKKFFDRVKRTVPDASRREAELPEGANVLHNPVGVAPGVVVEDGDTTYILLPGPPGEMKGMFHDSVVPYLMNRFGSQGVVTSYRYGVYDIREIGLENTLMDLIKNQSNPTIALLIKKGYIEVRITAKADTLEAAHEVLNPWDAIIRERLGARVGRDLTVSMEETLGHVLLEEHSTISTAESCTSGLVGKLLTNVSGSSEYYMGGVISYSNDIKHRVLSVPQDMLDTYGAVSEQVAKAMAEGARTVGQTTYAVSTTGIAGPGGGSPEKPVGLVWFGVTGPHGTVAHKANLIGNREDIRQSAAELALYYVYTYITEKGK, encoded by the coding sequence ATGATTGTAGAACTCATTTCTACAGGTTCAGAGTTATTGCTAGGTGATACAGTTAACACTAATGTATCTTGGTTAGCACAAGAATTAAATAAATTAGGATATACTATTGCTCATCAATCTGTCGTGGGGGATAATCCTAAGCGCATGGCAGAGGTCTTTCAATTAGCTAGCACTAGAGCGGACATCGTTATTAGTACTGGCGGATTAGGACCAACGCAAGGGGATATTACACGAAATGTATTAGCCGATTCTATTGGACGACCTATTGTATTTAATCAAGAGGCTATGGATGAGGTTAAAAAATTCTTTGACCGTGTAAAACGTACCGTGCCGGATGCAAGTCGTCGAGAAGCTGAGTTGCCTGAAGGCGCAAACGTATTACATAATCCGGTAGGCGTAGCGCCTGGTGTTGTAGTGGAAGATGGAGATACTACATACATACTTTTGCCAGGACCTCCAGGTGAGATGAAGGGTATGTTCCACGATAGTGTGGTGCCTTATTTAATGAATCGATTTGGTTCACAAGGTGTTGTTACCTCCTATCGCTATGGGGTATACGATATTCGCGAAATTGGTTTAGAAAATACCTTAATGGATCTCATTAAGAACCAATCAAATCCAACCATTGCTTTGCTCATTAAAAAGGGGTACATAGAGGTTCGTATTACTGCTAAGGCTGACACCTTAGAGGCTGCCCATGAGGTTCTCAACCCTTGGGATGCTATCATTCGAGAACGATTAGGAGCTCGTGTAGGACGTGACTTGACTGTTTCTATGGAGGAAACACTTGGTCATGTGTTACTTGAAGAGCATAGCACTATTAGTACTGCTGAATCCTGTACTTCTGGATTAGTTGGTAAATTACTAACTAATGTGAGTGGCAGTAGTGAGTACTACATGGGTGGCGTTATTTCGTATAGCAACGACATAAAACATCGTGTACTAAGTGTACCTCAAGATATGCTCGATACGTATGGTGCCGTAAGTGAGCAAGTCGCTAAGGCTATGGCAGAGGGGGCACGAACTGTGGGTCAAACAACATATGCCGTTTCTACGACTGGTATAGCTGGTCCCGGTGGTGGTAGTCCTGAGAAGCCGGTTGGTCTTGTGTGGTTCGGTGTAACTGGACCTCATGGGACAGTAGCTCACAAGGCTAATTTAATTGGTAATCGCGAAGATATTCGACAAAGTGCAGCAGAGCTAGCACTATATTATGTGTATACTTATATAACAGAAAAGGGGAAATAA
- a CDS encoding ABC transporter substrate-binding protein produces MKRWIAPGILALFVVGMLTYGVNFYHQEQLEHEKEPVRGEIIVYTDLPNNITTLLADRYEDEKNVKVTVMPLTEEQMAQRSASNVADTSGDIVLTSEDNLVVGANTGKYAPIVNEKIDEVRDNLKDTNGYWVGLWYDPIVFVQNDTFYNGVGKYITTWDTLAKQGDWTIVMTDFVASQNAANLLYNMVEYRGEPEALNYLYSLKPHVIQHAKFLSTPVRLTALGESNIGIGNLSDAAQYTRHGYPIKVIYPTDGTSYYVTGAAVLKNSKHKADSVEFINWLLSTKTAKYMVENNFTYIFTNPEMDEPKDSLGHELILWPVNGGYTIDGKKLLLNHWVSQVRFRKE; encoded by the coding sequence ATGAAACGATGGATTGCTCCGGGCATTTTAGCCCTTTTTGTGGTAGGGATGTTGACCTATGGCGTAAACTTTTACCATCAAGAACAATTGGAACATGAAAAAGAGCCTGTTCGTGGTGAGATTATAGTTTATACAGACTTACCGAATAATATAACTACATTGCTTGCCGATCGTTATGAAGATGAGAAGAATGTAAAAGTTACAGTTATGCCTCTTACAGAAGAGCAAATGGCGCAACGTTCGGCCTCAAATGTAGCTGATACATCTGGTGATATTGTACTTACCTCTGAGGATAACCTCGTTGTAGGCGCCAATACTGGGAAATATGCACCTATTGTTAATGAGAAAATTGACGAGGTTCGTGACAATCTAAAGGATACAAATGGATATTGGGTAGGCCTTTGGTATGATCCTATCGTATTTGTTCAAAATGATACCTTCTACAATGGGGTTGGTAAATATATTACTACATGGGATACCTTGGCAAAACAAGGTGATTGGACCATTGTAATGACCGATTTTGTAGCCTCTCAGAATGCGGCAAACTTGTTATATAACATGGTGGAATATAGAGGGGAGCCTGAAGCATTAAACTATCTATATAGCTTAAAACCTCATGTAATACAACATGCTAAGTTCTTGTCTACCCCAGTTCGTTTAACAGCGCTTGGAGAGTCTAATATCGGCATTGGTAATTTATCTGATGCGGCCCAATATACGCGTCATGGATATCCAATTAAGGTCATTTATCCAACGGATGGGACCTCTTATTATGTAACTGGGGCGGCCGTATTAAAAAATTCAAAACATAAAGCAGATAGCGTCGAATTTATTAATTGGTTGTTATCTACAAAGACCGCAAAATATATGGTTGAAAATAACTTCACCTATATATTTACAAATCCAGAAATGGATGAGCCAAAAGACTCATTGGGACATGAGCTAATTTTATGGCCTGTAAATGGCGGTTACACCATTGATGGTAAAAAATTATTACTAAATCACTGGGTTAGCCAAGTGCGTTTCCGTAAGGAATAA
- the recA gene encoding recombinase RecA codes for MAVDGRQAALDNALKQIEKDFGKGAIMRLGEAADRMNVEVISSGSLAIDIAVGVGGFPRGRVIEIYGPESSGKTTVALHAVAEAQKQGGIAAFIDAEHAMDPVYARNLGVDINNLLISQPDNGEQALEITEALVRSGAVDIVVVDSVAALVPKAEIEGEMGDAHVGLQARLMSKALRKLTGIISKSKTVVIFINQLREKVGVMFGNPETTTGGRALKFYSSVRLDVRKGELIKANNENVGARTKVKVVKNKVAPPFKTAEFDLMYGEGISKAGTLIDIGTNMEIINKSGAWYSYNGERMGQGKEAAKQYLLDNPQIADEIDRIIRDTLAVGTEEIDVIGEEVTEEV; via the coding sequence ATGGCTGTAGATGGCAGACAAGCAGCGTTGGATAACGCGTTAAAACAAATTGAAAAAGACTTTGGTAAAGGCGCTATTATGCGCCTTGGTGAAGCAGCAGATCGCATGAATGTAGAGGTTATCTCCTCCGGTTCCCTTGCTATCGATATCGCTGTTGGTGTAGGGGGCTTCCCTCGCGGCCGTGTAATTGAAATTTACGGTCCAGAATCTTCTGGTAAAACAACAGTAGCGCTTCATGCTGTAGCAGAAGCGCAAAAACAAGGTGGTATTGCGGCATTTATTGATGCGGAGCATGCGATGGATCCGGTATATGCTCGTAACTTGGGCGTAGATATCAATAACTTATTGATTTCTCAACCAGACAATGGTGAGCAAGCTCTTGAAATTACAGAAGCTCTTGTTCGTAGTGGCGCTGTAGATATTGTCGTAGTTGACTCAGTTGCAGCTTTAGTTCCTAAAGCTGAAATCGAAGGCGAAATGGGCGATGCTCACGTAGGTCTTCAAGCTCGTTTGATGAGTAAAGCATTGCGTAAATTGACTGGTATCATCAGCAAATCTAAAACTGTTGTTATCTTTATCAACCAATTGCGTGAAAAAGTAGGCGTAATGTTTGGTAATCCTGAAACTACAACAGGTGGTCGTGCGTTGAAATTCTATTCCTCCGTACGTCTTGATGTTCGTAAGGGTGAATTAATTAAAGCTAATAACGAAAATGTTGGTGCTCGCACTAAAGTTAAAGTTGTTAAGAATAAAGTAGCACCTCCATTCAAAACAGCTGAGTTTGATTTGATGTACGGTGAAGGTATCTCCAAAGCTGGTACACTTATCGATATTGGCACAAATATGGAAATCATCAATAAATCTGGTGCATGGTATTCCTATAACGGTGAACGCATGGGCCAAGGTAAAGAAGCAGCTAAACAATATTTGTTAGATAATCCACAAATCGCTGATGAAATCGATCGTATTATTCGCGATACATTAGCGGTTGGCACTGAAGAAATTGATGTAATCGGTGAAGAAGTAACTGAAGAAGTATAA
- the rny gene encoding ribonuclease Y, producing the protein MGHILEYCLIAVVMVLIGLGAGYFFRKNIAEGKLNQAEQEAARIIANGERTAESKKKEALLEAKEEIHKLRSDVERENKDRRSELQRMERRILQKEESLDKKLDNIEHKEEALHRKEADLAQSREKIEALYEKQMAELERISGMTFEEAKNILLTNVEQEIRHETAIMVKEMEQQAKDDAEKKAKEIISSAIQRCAADHVAETTVSVVALPNDEMKGRIIGREGRNIRALETLTGIDLIIDDTPEAVILSGFDPIRREVARIALEKLIVDGRIHPARIEEMVGKARKEVDQTIKEAGEQATFEADVHGLHPEIVKILGRLKYRTSYGQNVLKHSIEVSHLAGLMAAELGCDVTLAKRGGLIHDIGKALDRELEGSHVQIGVDVARKYRESAAVINCIGAHHGDEEFQSVEAVLVAAADAISAARPGARRETLENYLKRLSKLEEIAESFEGVEKCFAIQAGREIRVVVKPDKIDEAESTLLVRNIVKRIESELEYPGQIKVVIIRETRVVDYAK; encoded by the coding sequence GTGGGACATATTTTAGAGTATTGTCTAATTGCAGTGGTAATGGTACTGATTGGACTAGGGGCAGGCTATTTTTTTAGAAAAAATATTGCTGAAGGAAAACTGAATCAAGCTGAGCAAGAGGCTGCACGTATCATCGCTAATGGTGAGCGAACAGCTGAGTCTAAAAAGAAAGAAGCTTTATTAGAAGCGAAAGAAGAAATTCATAAGCTCCGTTCTGATGTAGAACGAGAAAATAAAGATCGCCGTTCCGAACTTCAACGTATGGAACGTCGTATTCTTCAAAAAGAAGAATCTTTGGATAAAAAATTAGACAATATTGAGCACAAAGAGGAAGCTTTACATCGCAAAGAAGCTGACTTAGCCCAAAGCCGTGAAAAAATTGAAGCTTTGTATGAAAAACAAATGGCAGAATTGGAACGTATTTCCGGTATGACATTTGAAGAAGCTAAGAATATCTTGTTAACGAATGTGGAACAAGAAATTCGTCATGAAACGGCGATTATGGTTAAGGAAATGGAGCAGCAAGCTAAGGATGACGCGGAGAAAAAAGCAAAAGAAATTATCTCCTCTGCTATCCAACGTTGCGCAGCTGACCATGTAGCGGAGACTACCGTATCCGTAGTGGCATTGCCTAATGATGAAATGAAGGGTCGCATTATCGGTCGTGAAGGCCGTAATATTCGTGCACTCGAAACATTAACAGGTATTGACTTGATTATCGATGACACACCAGAAGCAGTTATTCTTTCCGGTTTCGATCCAATTCGTCGTGAAGTGGCTCGTATTGCTTTGGAAAAATTGATTGTAGACGGTCGTATCCATCCAGCTCGTATTGAAGAAATGGTTGGTAAAGCTCGCAAAGAGGTTGACCAAACTATTAAAGAAGCTGGTGAACAAGCAACATTTGAAGCTGATGTTCATGGCTTACATCCTGAAATTGTAAAGATTTTAGGTCGTTTGAAATATCGTACTAGTTACGGTCAAAACGTTTTGAAACATTCTATTGAAGTATCTCATTTAGCAGGTTTGATGGCAGCTGAACTAGGCTGTGATGTAACATTGGCTAAACGAGGTGGTTTAATCCATGATATTGGTAAAGCATTGGACCGTGAACTTGAGGGTTCTCATGTTCAAATCGGTGTTGATGTGGCTCGTAAATATCGTGAAAGCGCAGCAGTAATTAACTGCATTGGCGCTCATCATGGTGATGAAGAGTTCCAATCTGTAGAAGCTGTATTAGTTGCAGCTGCTGATGCTATCTCTGCGGCTCGTCCTGGAGCACGTCGAGAAACATTAGAAAACTACTTGAAACGTTTATCTAAATTGGAAGAAATCGCTGAATCCTTCGAAGGCGTTGAAAAATGCTTTGCTATTCAAGCAGGTCGTGAGATTCGCGTTGTAGTAAAACCGGATAAGATTGATGAAGCTGAGTCTACATTACTCGTTCGGAATATCGTAAAACGCATCGAGTCTGAACTCGAATATCCAGGCCAAATTAAGGTCGTAATTATTCGTGAAACTCGCGTTGTGGATTACGCAAAATAA
- a CDS encoding YgiQ family radical SAM protein: MDRFLVTEPSDMKERGWAELDFVLISGDAYVDHPSFAPAVIGRYLEFKGYRVGIIDQPDWNDVEAFKKLGKPRLASLVTAGNLDSMLNKFTAAKKIRRQDDYSPGGEAGHRPDRATLVYANRMKEAYSDVPLIIGGIEASLRRFGHYDYWSDTVRRSILVDSKADVLVYGMGELQIVELADALDQGRFKESLPSIRGICYMAKEIPTIDYIECPSFEEIKADKMAFADAFRIQYDEQDPFYGRMVVQKHGDRYLIQNTPALPLTQEEMDGVYNLPYTRKWHPKYDDKGGVPALSEVQFSLVSQRGCFGSCSFCAITNHQGRIIQNRSHESLIDEAQTMIEMDNFKGYIHDVGGPTANFRHLACDKQAVYGACKGRTCAAPEPCENLNTNHDDYIALLRKLRKLKGVKKVFVRSGLRYDYVLADNNKDFVRELCEFHVSGQLKVAPEHVSKRVTNMMGKAGKEEFLTFKSWFEEANKKLGKKQYLVPYFMSSHPGCALEDAIELAEFLRDQHMYPEQVQDFIPTPGSLSTCMYYTGINPLDGKPVYVAKKGRDKAKQRALMQYKNIENYDLVKEALIEANRRDLIGFGPECLIPPRPIGRNSNRTGAGTGNRNRVQANNRRSGRQSGEQRSKGNTCSNQQAALSKGRSSRSGMTKGRPSNKSRGGR; the protein is encoded by the coding sequence ATGGATAGATTTTTAGTAACAGAACCTTCGGATATGAAGGAACGTGGCTGGGCCGAATTAGATTTCGTTCTCATCAGTGGGGACGCCTATGTAGACCACCCATCCTTTGCTCCTGCTGTTATCGGCAGGTACCTAGAGTTCAAAGGTTATCGTGTAGGCATTATAGATCAACCAGATTGGAATGATGTAGAGGCTTTCAAAAAACTAGGTAAACCGCGTCTAGCGTCCCTTGTTACAGCAGGGAATCTAGACTCAATGCTCAATAAATTTACGGCCGCAAAGAAGATTCGCCGTCAAGATGATTATTCTCCCGGTGGTGAAGCTGGTCATCGTCCAGATCGGGCTACCTTGGTATATGCGAACCGTATGAAAGAGGCATATAGTGATGTGCCGCTTATTATCGGTGGTATAGAGGCATCCTTGCGCCGCTTTGGTCATTATGATTATTGGTCAGATACTGTACGTCGCTCTATCTTAGTTGATTCTAAGGCCGATGTACTTGTTTATGGTATGGGTGAACTTCAAATTGTGGAATTAGCAGATGCTCTAGATCAAGGTCGCTTTAAAGAGTCCTTGCCATCTATTCGCGGTATTTGTTACATGGCAAAGGAAATTCCTACTATAGACTATATTGAATGCCCGTCTTTTGAGGAAATTAAAGCTGATAAGATGGCCTTTGCTGATGCATTCCGTATTCAATATGATGAACAAGACCCATTTTATGGTCGTATGGTAGTCCAAAAGCATGGGGACAGATATCTTATTCAAAATACGCCTGCTTTGCCTTTGACACAGGAGGAAATGGATGGTGTATATAACTTGCCATATACACGTAAGTGGCATCCTAAATACGATGATAAAGGTGGCGTACCAGCGTTAAGTGAAGTACAATTTAGCCTTGTTAGTCAACGCGGCTGCTTTGGTAGCTGTTCATTCTGTGCCATTACCAATCACCAAGGTCGCATCATTCAAAATCGTAGCCATGAGTCTTTAATCGACGAAGCCCAAACGATGATTGAGATGGACAATTTTAAGGGTTATATTCACGATGTTGGGGGGCCTACTGCAAACTTCCGTCATTTAGCCTGTGATAAACAAGCTGTATATGGCGCTTGTAAAGGTCGTACATGTGCAGCTCCAGAGCCTTGTGAAAACCTTAATACAAACCATGATGATTATATTGCACTACTCCGTAAATTACGTAAGCTAAAAGGAGTAAAAAAGGTATTTGTTCGTTCTGGTTTGCGCTATGACTATGTGCTGGCGGATAACAATAAAGACTTCGTACGAGAGCTGTGTGAGTTTCACGTTAGTGGCCAATTGAAGGTAGCACCAGAACACGTATCTAAACGGGTTACCAATATGATGGGGAAAGCGGGTAAGGAAGAATTCCTCACCTTCAAATCTTGGTTTGAAGAGGCTAATAAAAAGCTTGGTAAGAAGCAATATTTAGTGCCATACTTTATGAGTTCTCATCCTGGTTGTGCCTTGGAGGATGCTATTGAATTAGCAGAGTTCTTGCGTGATCAACATATGTATCCAGAACAAGTACAGGATTTTATTCCAACACCGGGCAGCCTATCGACTTGTATGTACTATACGGGGATTAATCCTCTAGATGGAAAGCCTGTATACGTAGCCAAAAAAGGTAGAGATAAAGCTAAGCAACGTGCTTTAATGCAATATAAAAATATTGAAAATTATGATCTTGTAAAAGAAGCACTCATTGAAGCTAATCGGCGTGATTTAATTGGATTTGGACCAGAATGTTTGATTCCACCACGCCCAATTGGTCGCAATAGTAATCGTACTGGTGCGGGCACTGGCAACCGTAATAGAGTACAAGCTAATAATCGTCGCAGCGGACGTCAATCAGGTGAGCAGCGTAGTAAGGGAAACACGTGCTCTAACCAACAGGCTGCTCTTAGTAAGGGGAGATCATCTCGCAGTGGTATGACTAAAGGTCGTCCCTCTAACAAAAGCCGTGGTGGTCGTTAA
- the rimO gene encoding 30S ribosomal protein S12 methylthiotransferase RimO — MGKKLGYVSLGCAKNLVDTEVMLGLLKDNGYTITEDLSEADLIVVNTCTFIEKAKAESINTILEVAQYKEDGTCKGLIVAGCLSQQYQDELFKEIPEIDALIGTGAWDQIMVAVDAIEHGNRSCIMENITNIYDERMPRIQTTPRYSAYVKIAEGCNNGCTFCIIPKVRGAFRSRTIESIKAEVERLAAAGVKEVVLIAQDTTSYGIDLNDGKPLLTTLLKELTTVEGIEWIRMLYLYPTFFSDELLDLIVNEPKLCKYVDIPLQHVNNDILKQMNRRDDRNDIERLLKKIRNAPTHITLRTSIIVGFPGETDEQFEELCDFVKEIKFDNMGVFTYSQEEGTPAGAREDQVPEEVKEDRYHILMSIQAAISEENNRDLEGTIDYAMVEEIEEGENGTLLAKGRLKSQAPDVDGNMYIEDCGEEIQPGDILKVQVEQGFAYDVVATVVE, encoded by the coding sequence ATGGGTAAGAAATTAGGATATGTTAGCCTAGGTTGTGCTAAAAACTTAGTAGATACAGAGGTAATGTTAGGCTTATTGAAAGATAATGGCTATACGATTACAGAGGACCTAAGCGAAGCAGATCTTATCGTCGTAAATACCTGTACTTTTATTGAGAAAGCCAAAGCGGAGTCTATCAATACCATTCTTGAGGTAGCTCAATATAAAGAAGATGGTACATGTAAAGGCCTTATTGTAGCAGGTTGCTTAAGCCAACAATATCAAGATGAGCTATTCAAAGAAATTCCTGAAATTGATGCTTTGATCGGTACAGGTGCATGGGACCAAATCATGGTAGCTGTTGATGCTATTGAGCATGGCAACCGTAGTTGTATCATGGAAAATATTACAAATATCTATGATGAGCGCATGCCTCGTATTCAAACAACACCTCGTTACAGTGCGTATGTAAAAATTGCGGAAGGCTGTAACAATGGTTGTACCTTCTGCATTATTCCAAAGGTGCGTGGTGCATTCCGCAGTCGTACTATCGAATCTATTAAGGCCGAAGTGGAACGCTTAGCTGCAGCAGGTGTTAAAGAGGTTGTTCTTATTGCTCAAGATACGACTAGTTATGGCATTGACCTTAACGATGGCAAGCCTTTGTTGACTACATTGCTTAAGGAGTTAACTACAGTAGAAGGCATCGAATGGATTCGTATGTTATACCTATATCCAACATTCTTCTCTGATGAATTGTTAGATCTTATCGTTAATGAGCCAAAACTTTGTAAATATGTAGATATCCCATTACAACATGTTAATAACGATATTTTAAAACAAATGAATCGTCGAGATGATCGCAATGATATTGAACGGTTGCTTAAGAAAATTAGAAATGCTCCTACACATATTACATTGCGTACATCTATTATTGTTGGCTTCCCTGGTGAAACAGATGAGCAATTTGAGGAACTTTGCGACTTTGTAAAAGAAATCAAATTTGATAATATGGGCGTATTTACTTATTCTCAAGAGGAAGGTACACCAGCTGGTGCGCGTGAAGACCAAGTGCCAGAAGAGGTAAAAGAAGACCGTTATCATATTCTCATGTCCATCCAAGCCGCTATTTCTGAAGAAAATAACCGCGATTTAGAAGGTACTATTGACTATGCAATGGTAGAAGAAATCGAGGAAGGTGAGAATGGTACATTACTCGCTAAAGGACGCTTAAAATCTCAAGCACCTGATGTAGACGGTAATATGTACATTGAAGACTGCGGAGAAGAGATTCAACCTGGAGATATTCTTAAGGTACAAGTAGAGCAGGGCTTTGCTTACGACGTAGTAGCTACGGTTGTAGAATAA
- a CDS encoding helix-turn-helix transcriptional regulator → MAELGEELRRERVRRNLTFKDVEQVLHIKTTYLEAIEDGKYDIIPGQVYVKGFIRNYGNYLDLDGDRLVKAYQSQVGDIDTFSLRSVTRQKAQATPNLVQSEFVEYQTSKKRMSLETRQRKRQRSIVQERIILGIILFCMALFLLWLFLF, encoded by the coding sequence ATGGCTGAATTAGGCGAAGAATTACGACGTGAACGGGTAAGACGTAATCTAACCTTTAAAGATGTGGAGCAAGTACTTCACATTAAGACAACCTATTTGGAAGCTATCGAAGATGGTAAATATGACATCATTCCTGGTCAGGTCTACGTGAAAGGCTTTATTCGTAATTACGGCAATTATTTAGATCTTGATGGTGATCGCTTGGTGAAAGCCTACCAAAGCCAAGTAGGGGATATTGATACTTTTTCTTTACGCTCTGTGACGAGACAGAAAGCTCAAGCTACTCCTAATTTGGTACAAAGCGAGTTCGTTGAATACCAAACCTCTAAGAAACGAATGTCCTTAGAAACACGTCAACGTAAACGTCAACGCTCTATCGTACAAGAACGCATTATTTTAGGCATAATTTTATTCTGTATGGCATTATTTTTACTATGGTTATTCCTTTTCTAA
- a CDS encoding regulatory protein RecX — translation MSDETLQAAMDQAYRFLAQRFLSSYELTQKMRRKQIEDPIIERVLERLRDYDYINDERLSEQVLAYLMKEQKYGAYMIKQKMKLRGLTVPQEISNYDEVKAAYRVVEKKFGSILNEDCTPRVKVFNFLKYRGFSTSTIQVVCNDFYE, via the coding sequence ATGAGTGACGAAACGCTGCAAGCTGCTATGGATCAAGCGTATCGCTTCCTAGCTCAACGATTTCTTAGTTCCTATGAACTGACACAAAAAATGAGACGTAAACAAATCGAGGACCCAATCATTGAGCGGGTCCTTGAACGTCTTAGAGACTATGATTACATCAATGATGAACGCTTATCTGAGCAAGTATTGGCGTACTTGATGAAAGAACAGAAATACGGTGCGTATATGATTAAGCAAAAGATGAAGCTGCGAGGTCTTACAGTGCCTCAGGAAATCTCTAATTATGATGAAGTGAAAGCTGCTTATCGTGTGGTGGAGAAAAAATTTGGTTCCATTCTCAATGAGGACTGCACTCCTCGTGTAAAAGTCTTTAATTTTCTCAAATATAGAGGGTTTTCAACGAGTACTATCCAAGTTGTGTGCAATGATTTTTATGAATAG